The following are encoded together in the Adhaeribacter arboris genome:
- a CDS encoding T9SS type A sorting domain-containing protein, which translates to MKALLLRGNGIWENHPFAYYWRLFYLTWLLVGSSTMVTRGQASILWDKTIGGDNYDFLRTTIRTSDGGYLLGGYSASGVSGDKSQASRGGNDYWIVKLNADGTQAWNKTLGGNAGEILSSIQQTGDGGYIVGGYSASGISGDKSEGNRGSVDYWVVKLKADGSKVWDKTYGGNQNDHLEALQQTSDGGYILGGRSSSGASADKSQAAKGGTDFWIVKLKADGSKEWDETIGSAGDDEFASLQQTSDGGYILGGYTDWIGGDKTQASKGALDYWIVKLNASGTKVWDKTIGGSSYDRLEVVQQTPDGGYILGGNSASGISGDKSEGLRDIEEIPDLFPSDYWVVKLKADGTKVWDKTLGGTKLDFISSILQTNDGSYILGGSSESGVSGEKTGPNKGERDFWVVKINTNGHKLWDKTIGGNRNDILVSVQAAGDGAYLLGGYSNTGINGDKTEASKDFNFSDYWGVKLKEDIMVNTAWNRRFGGTEDDNFTGVIPTLDGGYLYGGFTNSGLSGDKSQSSWGKNDFWIVKSDKNGKKLWDKRYGGSGDDFLTNLIQTQDGGYLLGGSSLSGVSGDKSQASRGDRDYWVVKIDAQGNKEWDKRFGGSGYDELKKVLQLPSGRYILAGTSSSPASGDKSQGSQGAQDYWILKISTTGTKQWDKRFGGLLNDAFADLALTLDGGFLLGGTSVSGIGGDKTQSSRGSNDYWLVRITGEGVKIWDQRYGGTKEDVLLSLGSTGTSSGNFFIAGHSNSPVSGEKTQESQGGTDYWMLKINPEGNKLWDKRFGGSQQESLRSISITKDGGYVLGGSSYSGISGDKTQTSWGSSDYWLVKTNDKGVKEWDKRFGGNSYEELRTVRQTADGGYILGGKSTSGISGNKTQPSQGGTDYWLVKVAPLTTSMVAVREETATEEAAKTEVNLFKVYPNPAKEQVRVSFTLPQTQAAEVKVYDSQGREIATLFQGEAKADHKYELEWQAGNKPAGMYLLQLRTSTKRYLQKLLLAK; encoded by the coding sequence ATGAAAGCACTATTATTGCGGGGCAACGGGATTTGGGAAAATCATCCGTTTGCTTATTATTGGCGCCTCTTTTACTTGACTTGGCTTCTGGTCGGTAGTTCTACAATGGTTACCCGGGGCCAGGCATCTATCCTCTGGGACAAAACCATTGGCGGCGATAATTATGACTTTCTTCGAACAACTATCCGGACCAGCGATGGGGGCTATCTCTTGGGAGGCTATTCCGCTTCGGGAGTTAGCGGCGATAAATCGCAAGCATCCAGAGGGGGAAACGATTACTGGATTGTCAAACTAAACGCCGATGGCACCCAAGCCTGGAATAAAACCTTGGGCGGCAATGCGGGCGAAATTTTAAGTTCTATCCAACAAACCGGCGATGGGGGCTATATTGTAGGGGGGTATTCTGCTTCGGGTATCAGCGGCGATAAATCCGAAGGAAATAGAGGGAGTGTTGATTATTGGGTAGTAAAGTTAAAAGCAGATGGATCTAAAGTCTGGGATAAAACCTACGGCGGCAACCAAAACGACCACTTAGAAGCCTTGCAACAAACCAGCGATGGCGGGTATATACTGGGAGGGCGTTCTTCTTCCGGTGCCTCCGCCGATAAATCACAAGCAGCTAAAGGCGGTACGGATTTTTGGATTGTGAAGCTAAAAGCCGATGGCTCCAAAGAATGGGATGAAACGATAGGGAGTGCGGGAGATGATGAGTTCGCTTCTTTGCAACAAACCAGCGATGGCGGCTATATTCTGGGGGGCTATACCGATTGGATCGGCGGCGATAAGACCCAGGCTAGTAAAGGCGCTTTAGATTACTGGATTGTCAAGCTAAATGCCAGCGGTACCAAAGTTTGGGATAAAACCATTGGCGGAAGTTCTTACGACCGATTAGAGGTGGTGCAGCAAACTCCGGACGGCGGCTATATTCTAGGCGGTAATTCGGCTTCGGGCATTAGTGGTGATAAATCCGAGGGGCTTAGAGATATCGAAGAAATTCCCGACTTATTCCCCTCGGATTATTGGGTAGTGAAACTCAAGGCCGATGGTACCAAAGTCTGGGATAAAACGCTGGGCGGCACCAAACTGGATTTCATCTCTTCTATCCTTCAAACCAATGATGGCAGCTATATTCTGGGCGGTTCTTCCGAATCCGGAGTGAGTGGCGAGAAAACCGGGCCGAATAAAGGAGAAAGAGATTTTTGGGTAGTAAAAATAAATACCAACGGCCATAAACTTTGGGATAAAACGATTGGTGGTAACCGGAACGATATTTTAGTATCGGTGCAGGCCGCCGGCGATGGGGCTTACCTGCTAGGAGGATATTCTAATACCGGTATCAACGGCGATAAAACCGAAGCGAGCAAAGACTTTAATTTTAGTGATTATTGGGGGGTAAAACTGAAAGAAGATATTATGGTAAATACCGCCTGGAACCGGCGTTTTGGCGGAACAGAAGATGACAACTTCACCGGTGTTATTCCTACCTTGGATGGCGGTTACTTATACGGTGGCTTCACCAACTCGGGCCTAAGCGGCGATAAAAGCCAGAGTAGTTGGGGTAAAAATGATTTTTGGATTGTAAAAAGTGATAAAAACGGTAAAAAGCTCTGGGATAAACGCTACGGCGGCTCCGGCGATGATTTCTTAACCAACCTAATTCAAACCCAGGATGGTGGGTACTTACTCGGGGGTAGCTCCTTGTCGGGCGTAAGTGGCGACAAGAGCCAGGCTAGCCGCGGCGACCGGGATTACTGGGTCGTAAAAATAGATGCTCAGGGCAACAAAGAATGGGACAAACGTTTTGGCGGCAGCGGCTACGACGAACTCAAGAAAGTACTGCAACTGCCTTCGGGACGGTATATATTAGCGGGCACCAGCAGTTCGCCGGCCAGCGGGGATAAAAGTCAGGGTAGCCAGGGCGCGCAGGATTACTGGATTCTTAAAATATCCACTACCGGTACCAAGCAGTGGGACAAGCGGTTTGGCGGCTTGTTGAACGATGCCTTTGCGGATCTGGCCCTCACCCTAGACGGGGGCTTTTTACTGGGCGGTACGTCCGTGTCGGGGATCGGCGGCGATAAAACCCAATCGAGCCGGGGCAGTAACGATTACTGGCTGGTACGCATTACGGGAGAAGGCGTAAAAATCTGGGATCAGCGGTATGGCGGCACGAAAGAAGATGTTCTCCTGTCCTTAGGCAGTACGGGTACCAGCAGCGGCAACTTTTTCATAGCGGGTCATAGTAATTCGCCGGTGAGCGGCGAGAAAACCCAGGAAAGCCAAGGCGGTACCGATTACTGGATGCTCAAAATTAACCCGGAGGGCAATAAACTCTGGGACAAGCGTTTTGGGGGTAGTCAGCAGGAAAGTCTGCGCTCGATTAGTATCACCAAAGATGGGGGATATGTGCTGGGTGGTAGCTCTTACTCGGGCATTAGTGGCGACAAGACGCAGACTAGTTGGGGCAGCAGTGATTACTGGCTCGTGAAGACCAATGACAAGGGAGTAAAAGAATGGGACAAACGCTTCGGGGGGAATAGCTATGAGGAATTGCGTACCGTTCGGCAAACCGCTGATGGAGGTTATATTTTAGGCGGAAAGTCTACCTCCGGAATAAGCGGCAACAAAACGCAGCCAAGCCAGGGAGGCACGGATTACTGGCTCGTGAAAGTAGCACCATTAACTACCTCGATGGTAGCTGTTAGAGAAGAAACTGCAACAGAAGAAGCTGCCAAAACAGAAGTAAACCTATTTAAAGTTTACCCGAATCCGGCGAAAGAACAAGTTAGAGTAAGCTTCACTTTACCCCAAACCCAAGCAGCAGAAGTAAAGGTATACGACAGCCAAGGGCGGGAAATAGCAACTTTATTTCAGGGCGAAGCAAAAGCAGATCACAAATATGAATTAGAATGGCAAGCTGGTAATAAACCAGCCGGTATGTACTTATTGCAGCTGCGAACTTCTACTAAACGCTACCTGCAAAAACTGCTTTTAGCCAAATAA
- a CDS encoding LuxR C-terminal-related transcriptional regulator, protein MQNLVLELKEALELDRNPFLVADNQYQQQLANHPLVKNLWTIGHFFVIVSNLSTWHMGLVSGNCEEVSGYSAAEILAQDAEFSMQFGLPEDTRFNIMVTQLGMQYFKSRPVEERELIFFVYFYRARRKDGRIITVQHQCIPLYFDEDKVPFVFSNIYTDITYLGVTQVPQALQINRYTQEIFHIGPQSLRFNKSEEVFSARERDIIKLLLQGKSSRLIAEHLCISQETVRTHRKNILKKAGLNSTAELTTYVLTRGII, encoded by the coding sequence ATGCAAAACTTGGTACTAGAACTTAAAGAAGCCCTGGAGCTTGACCGGAACCCTTTTCTGGTTGCAGATAATCAATACCAGCAACAATTGGCCAATCATCCTTTAGTAAAGAATCTGTGGACCATAGGCCATTTTTTCGTGATTGTGTCTAATTTGAGTACCTGGCATATGGGATTGGTGAGCGGAAATTGCGAAGAAGTTAGCGGCTACTCGGCAGCCGAAATATTAGCCCAAGATGCGGAGTTTTCGATGCAATTCGGTTTACCGGAAGATACCCGGTTCAATATAATGGTAACCCAATTAGGCATGCAGTATTTTAAAAGCCGGCCAGTAGAGGAAAGAGAACTGATTTTCTTCGTTTACTTTTACCGGGCCAGAAGAAAAGATGGCAGAATTATTACAGTGCAGCACCAATGCATTCCACTGTACTTTGATGAAGATAAAGTTCCTTTCGTTTTCTCCAATATCTATACCGACATCACTTACCTGGGGGTTACCCAAGTGCCGCAGGCTTTACAAATTAACCGTTACACGCAAGAGATCTTTCATATCGGGCCACAAAGTTTACGGTTTAATAAATCGGAAGAAGTATTCAGCGCTCGGGAGCGGGATATTATAAAGCTCTTGTTACAAGGCAAGAGCAGCCGCCTGATTGCCGAACATTTATGCATCAGCCAGGAAACGGTAAGAACCCATCGCAAAAATATACTAAAGAAAGCCGGTCTTAATAGTACCGCAGAATTAACAACTTATGTTCTTACCCGGGGTATTATTTGA
- a CDS encoding T9SS type A sorting domain-containing protein yields the protein MEDLALTLDGGFLLGGTSTSGISGDKSEASKGGKDYWLVRVTGTGEKVWDKTFGGSSDEELRALGSTNTSSGNFFVAGTSSSGKSGDKSQASQGGKDYWMLKINDTGKKLFDKSFGGSQDEELRSALMTKEGGYMLSGSSASSISGDKSQGSQGGKDYWLVKTTDKGEKEWDQRWGGSGTEELRTVLQTKDGGYVLGGRSDSGVSGDRTQPSQGSTDYWLVKVIPLTTSMVAAREETVTEEPVKETASTLLKAYPNPFKEQVKVSFTLPQTQPAEVKVYDNQGREISTLFKGQAQANQTYQVEWQAIQNGAGMYLLQLQTPTKRYQQKLFLAK from the coding sequence TTGGAAGATTTAGCCTTAACTTTAGACGGAGGCTTTCTGCTGGGTGGCACGTCTACTTCCGGCATCAGCGGGGATAAGAGTGAAGCGAGTAAAGGAGGCAAAGACTATTGGCTGGTACGAGTTACGGGAACGGGAGAGAAAGTGTGGGACAAAACCTTTGGGGGTAGTTCTGACGAGGAACTGCGGGCACTAGGGAGTACCAATACGAGTTCGGGTAATTTCTTTGTAGCCGGTACGAGCAGTTCGGGTAAGAGCGGGGATAAAAGTCAGGCGAGCCAGGGAGGAAAAGATTACTGGATGCTTAAGATTAATGATACCGGCAAGAAATTGTTTGATAAAAGCTTTGGGGGCAGCCAGGACGAAGAACTTCGGTCAGCCTTAATGACGAAAGAGGGCGGTTACATGCTGAGCGGGAGTTCTGCTTCCAGCATTAGTGGGGATAAGAGTCAAGGAAGTCAAGGGGGAAAGGATTACTGGTTAGTCAAGACTACTGACAAGGGAGAGAAAGAATGGGATCAACGCTGGGGTGGCAGTGGCACGGAAGAGCTGAGAACGGTACTCCAGACCAAGGATGGCGGATACGTCTTAGGTGGCAGGTCCGACTCCGGGGTAAGTGGCGACAGAACGCAACCGAGTCAAGGCAGCACCGATTACTGGCTGGTGAAAGTAATTCCTCTAACTACCTCGATGGTAGCAGCCAGAGAAGAAACGGTAACAGAAGAACCGGTAAAGGAAACAGCATCTACCTTGTTAAAAGCTTATCCTAATCCTTTTAAAGAGCAAGTAAAAGTAAGCTTTACTTTACCCCAAACCCAACCAGCCGAAGTGAAGGTGTACGATAACCAGGGCAGAGAAATAAGTACTTTATTTAAAGGTCAAGCTCAAGCGAACCAAACCTACCAGGTAGAATGGCAAGCAATTCAAAATGGAGCGGGTATGTACCTGCTGCAACTGCAAACCCCTACTAAACGCTACCAGCAAAAGCTATTCTTAGCTAAGTAA
- a CDS encoding T9SS type A sorting domain-containing protein, giving the protein MSIPIISFAQNKIWDKTIGGNNYDNLSIVQQTKDGGYILGGTSLSGKSGDKSEDNKGRKDELGNPISDYWIVKLRADGTKEWDKTIGGDSRDELSSLQQTSDGGYILGGTSLSSKSGDKTEASKGGSDYWIVKLDSNGKKQWDKTIGGSKADNLTSLKQTNDGGYILGGSSYSKISGDKTEGLKGNAKVNDYWIVKVDGSGNKVWDKTIGGNREDYLTSVLQTSDGGYILGGWSLSDKSGDKSQANKNNYDYWIVKLDGSGKKEWDKTIGGTDDDYLTSLQQTSDGGYILGGYSYSKKSGDKSEDNKGRKDEVVYILPPDYWIVKLKADGSKEWDKTIGGDSRDELSSVQQAKDKGYILGGTSYSGKSGDKTQENKGECNEYGCSTGDYWVVKLSASGNKVWDKTFGGKGLDNLHSVQLTKDGGYILGGLSVSGKKGDKTEASKGGSDYWIVKLDNSGDNLYSQTVTFEPIINKTLGEAPFALSATASSGLPITFKVVSGPAKVQGNVVTLTGIGTVTVKASVAGNGTYQPADTTRTFEVEAPSIVKKEWDKTIGGSYEDFLTSVQQTRDGGYIMGGWSQSGKSGDKSENCKGEYDYWIVKLNENGEKQWDKTLGGMGSEQLTSIQQTSDGGYILGGYSNSGISGDKSEANRGNYDYWVVKLNASGNKVWDKAFGGNSVDYLTSLQQTSDGSYILGGYSFSGKSGDKSEAKKGSEDYWVIKLNASGNKVWDKTIGGNYDDKLTSLQQTSDGGFILGGTSDSGISGDKSQDSYINYDGQNSSDYWIVKLKADGTKEWDKTFGGDSNDLLASLQPTIDGGYIMGGTSNSGISGDKTDKGIEGSYDYWVVRLNVDGTKLWDKTIGGTSTDYFASLQQTHDGGYILGGSSDSGIGGDKSEAKRCECSKDYFTTDYWIVKLKADGTKAWDKTLGGNNDDYLRSVQHTRDGNYILGGSSNSGKSYEKSQANKGGNDYWIVKLSAEQSLTAQWNMRYGGMGKDNFTTVIKTSDGGYLSGGYTTSGVSGDKSQSSQGKNDYWVVKSDKNGKKLWEKSYGGSSDDYLNSMVQTSDGGYLLGGSSISGVSGDKTQASQGERDYWILKIDKQGTKLWDKTYGGSGTEELKKVILLPSGSFILAGTSNSPVSGAMSQESKGGQDYWFVKVNATGKKMWNKRYGGSQDEVLEDLALTLDGGFLLGGTSTSGISGDKSEASKGGKDFWLVRISGTGEKVWDKTYGGSQDDELRALGSTNTSSGNFFVAGTSSSGKSGDKSQVSQGGKDYWMLKINGSGKKLWDKRFGGSQEEELRTIQLTQDGGYLLGGSSHSGVSGDKNQSSQGSKDYWLVKTTDKGEKEWDQRLGGSGTEELRTVFQTKDGGYVLGGRSDSGVSGDRTQPSQGSTDYWLVKLAPLTTSMVAAREETGAELKAETDINLLKAYPNPFREIVSISFNLPTTQVATIQIYDIQGRVITTLFQEQAQANQIYQVEWQAGNKPAGLYLLQLQTPTQQHQQKLLLTK; this is encoded by the coding sequence GTGAGTATACCTATCATCTCTTTTGCCCAAAATAAAATTTGGGACAAAACCATCGGCGGAAATAATTATGATAATTTATCTATTGTTCAGCAGACCAAAGATGGCGGTTATATTCTGGGAGGTACTTCCTTGTCCGGCAAAAGTGGCGATAAATCCGAAGATAATAAAGGAAGGAAAGATGAATTAGGTAATCCTATCAGTGATTATTGGATAGTAAAGTTAAGAGCTGATGGTACGAAGGAATGGGATAAAACTATAGGGGGTGATAGTAGGGATGAATTATCCTCACTACAACAGACTAGTGATGGGGGATATATTCTAGGAGGTACTTCTTTGTCCAGTAAAAGCGGGGATAAAACTGAAGCTTCTAAAGGAGGAAGTGATTACTGGATTGTGAAGCTGGATAGCAATGGTAAGAAGCAATGGGATAAAACCATTGGCGGGAGCAAAGCAGATAACCTAACTTCCCTGAAGCAAACCAACGACGGTGGCTATATCCTCGGTGGCTCTTCGTATTCTAAGATAAGTGGCGATAAAACTGAAGGACTAAAAGGTAACGCTAAAGTTAATGATTACTGGATAGTGAAGGTAGATGGCAGTGGAAATAAAGTATGGGATAAAACCATTGGTGGGAATAGGGAAGATTATCTGACCTCGGTACTACAGACGAGTGATGGCGGCTATATTCTGGGTGGTTGGTCCTTGTCGGATAAGAGTGGGGATAAATCCCAAGCCAATAAAAACAACTACGATTACTGGATTGTCAAACTGGATGGAAGTGGGAAAAAAGAATGGGATAAAACCATTGGCGGCACGGACGATGATTATTTAACATCGCTTCAACAAACCAGTGATGGCGGCTATATCCTGGGGGGATATTCTTACTCTAAAAAAAGTGGAGATAAATCGGAGGATAACAAAGGGCGCAAGGATGAAGTCGTTTATATTCTTCCACCCGATTACTGGATAGTTAAGCTAAAAGCTGATGGCAGCAAAGAATGGGATAAAACGATTGGTGGCGATAGTCGTGATGAGTTAAGCTCAGTGCAACAGGCTAAAGATAAAGGCTATATTTTGGGAGGAACTTCTTACTCCGGTAAGAGCGGGGATAAAACGCAAGAAAATAAAGGAGAGTGTAACGAGTATGGATGTAGTACCGGGGATTATTGGGTGGTAAAACTAAGTGCTAGTGGCAACAAAGTTTGGGATAAAACCTTTGGTGGAAAAGGTTTGGATAACCTACATTCGGTACAACTGACTAAAGATGGGGGCTATATTCTGGGGGGGTTATCTGTTTCCGGTAAAAAGGGCGATAAAACGGAAGCTTCTAAAGGAGGAAGTGATTACTGGATTGTGAAGCTGGATAACAGTGGAGATAACCTTTACTCTCAAACAGTTACTTTTGAGCCTATAATCAATAAAACTTTGGGTGAAGCACCTTTTGCTCTTTCGGCTACGGCTAGTTCGGGCTTGCCGATTACTTTTAAGGTAGTATCCGGTCCGGCAAAAGTACAGGGTAATGTAGTTACACTTACTGGAATAGGTACTGTTACGGTAAAAGCATCGGTGGCAGGTAATGGGACCTACCAACCCGCAGATACTACTCGGACCTTCGAGGTAGAAGCACCATCCATAGTGAAAAAAGAATGGGATAAAACCATAGGAGGGAGCTATGAGGACTTTCTAACCTCCGTGCAACAAACACGCGATGGCGGCTATATTATGGGAGGGTGGTCTCAGTCCGGCAAGAGCGGTGATAAATCAGAAAACTGTAAGGGGGAGTACGATTACTGGATAGTAAAGTTGAATGAAAATGGGGAGAAGCAATGGGACAAAACTTTGGGGGGTATGGGTAGCGAGCAATTAACATCAATTCAGCAGACGAGTGATGGGGGATATATTTTAGGAGGATATTCTAATTCAGGCATTAGCGGCGATAAATCGGAGGCCAATAGAGGAAACTATGATTATTGGGTAGTAAAGCTGAATGCCAGCGGGAATAAAGTGTGGGATAAAGCTTTTGGGGGTAATAGTGTAGATTATTTAACCTCTTTGCAGCAGACGAGTGATGGTAGTTATATTCTGGGAGGATATTCTTTCTCTGGCAAAAGCGGGGATAAGTCTGAGGCCAAGAAAGGCTCTGAAGATTACTGGGTAATAAAGCTGAATGCCAGCGGGAATAAGGTATGGGATAAAACCATAGGAGGGAACTATGATGATAAATTAACCTCTCTGCAGCAAACCAGTGATGGCGGGTTTATTCTAGGTGGTACTTCTGACTCCGGAATAAGCGGCGATAAGAGCCAGGACTCTTATATAAATTATGATGGTCAAAATTCATCCGACTACTGGATAGTGAAGCTAAAAGCCGATGGTACCAAAGAATGGGATAAAACCTTTGGCGGAGATAGCAACGACTTATTAGCCTCACTGCAACCAACCATTGATGGTGGGTATATCATGGGCGGTACTTCTAATTCTGGAATCAGCGGCGATAAAACCGATAAAGGTATAGAAGGTAGCTATGATTATTGGGTAGTGAGATTGAATGTAGATGGCACAAAGCTTTGGGATAAAACGATCGGCGGCACGAGCACGGATTATTTTGCTTCTCTGCAGCAGACGCACGATGGTGGCTATATTCTGGGCGGATCTTCTGATTCCGGCATTGGCGGTGATAAATCCGAAGCAAAGCGATGTGAATGCAGTAAGGATTATTTCACTACTGATTATTGGATAGTGAAGCTAAAAGCCGATGGTACGAAAGCTTGGGATAAAACCTTAGGAGGAAACAACGATGATTATCTCCGTTCTGTTCAGCATACGCGTGATGGTAATTATATTTTAGGGGGCAGTTCAAATTCAGGAAAATCATACGAAAAATCCCAAGCGAATAAAGGCGGTAATGATTATTGGATAGTAAAGCTTTCAGCAGAACAATCCTTAACAGCGCAATGGAACATGCGGTATGGTGGTATGGGGAAGGACAACTTTACAACAGTGATTAAAACTTCAGATGGCGGTTATTTATCGGGTGGTTACACGACCTCGGGAGTAAGTGGGGATAAGAGCCAAAGTAGCCAAGGTAAAAACGACTACTGGGTAGTGAAAAGTGATAAAAACGGCAAGAAGTTGTGGGAGAAAAGCTACGGCGGCTCTTCAGATGATTACTTGAACAGTATGGTTCAGACTTCGGATGGCGGCTATCTGCTGGGCGGTTCTTCAATTTCGGGAGTGAGTGGGGATAAGACCCAGGCCAGCCAAGGAGAGCGGGATTACTGGATCCTCAAAATAGATAAGCAAGGCACAAAACTTTGGGATAAAACTTACGGCGGTAGTGGTACGGAAGAGTTAAAGAAAGTTATCCTGTTGCCCTCGGGTTCTTTTATTTTGGCGGGCACCAGCAACTCTCCGGTAAGTGGAGCAATGAGCCAGGAAAGTAAGGGCGGGCAGGATTATTGGTTCGTCAAGGTCAATGCCACGGGTAAGAAGATGTGGAACAAACGGTATGGGGGTTCGCAGGACGAAGTACTGGAAGACTTAGCCTTAACTTTAGACGGAGGCTTTCTGTTAGGCGGCACGTCTACTTCCGGCATCAGCGGGGATAAGAGTGAAGCGAGTAAAGGAGGCAAGGATTTCTGGTTAGTCCGCATTAGTGGCACGGGAGAGAAAGTGTGGGACAAAACGTATGGCGGCAGCCAAGATGATGAACTACGAGCACTAGGGAGTACTAATACGAGTTCGGGTAATTTCTTTGTAGCCGGTACGAGCAGTTCGGGTAAGAGCGGGGATAAAAGTCAAGTGAGCCAGGGAGGAAAGGACTACTGGATGCTCAAGATTAATGGCAGTGGTAAGAAGTTGTGGGATAAACGCTTTGGGGGCAGCCAGGAGGAAGAGTTGCGCACTATTCAGCTGACGCAAGATGGCGGCTACTTGCTGGGAGGTTCCTCCCACTCCGGGGTAAGTGGAGATAAGAACCAAAGTAGCCAAGGTAGTAAGGATTACTGGTTAGTGAAGACCACTGACAAGGGCGAGAAAGAATGGGATCAACGTTTAGGCGGCAGTGGCACGGAAGAGCTGAGAACGGTATTCCAGACCAAGGATGGCGGATACGTCTTAGGTGGCAGGTCCGACTCCGGGGTAAGTGGCGACAGAACGCAACCGAGTCAAGGCAGCACCGATTACTGGCTGGTAAAACTCGCGCCACTCACTACCTCGATGGTAGCTGCCCGGGAAGAAACAGGAGCAGAACTGAAAGCTGAGACGGATATAAATCTACTTAAAGCCTATCCTAATCCATTCCGGGAAATAGTAAGTATTAGCTTCAATTTACCCACTACTCAAGTTGCTACAATTCAAATTTATGACATACAAGGTAGAGTAATTACTACTTTATTTCAGGAGCAAGCTCAAGCGAACCAAATCTACCAGGTAGAATGGCAGGCGGGTAATAAACCAGCCGGTTTATATCTGTTACAGCTGCAAACCCCTACTCAACAACATCAGCAGAAACTACTGCTTACTAAGTAA